The genomic region TAAAGAAGGTGCGAAGAAAAATGATTTTCTAAAACCTGCATCCTGAAAACTTTCCTGGGTATGGTATGCCGAGTTCACCCTTAAATTTAGCCCTTGTTTTAAAGGTAAATTCACATCTGCCGTTAGTCTATTTAAACCATAACTTCCTGAAGTGTATGAAATATTCCCACCAAAATCGTTATATGGGCGTTTTGTTACTACGTTAATTAATCCTCCATAAGAAACCACTGAACTTCCATATAAAGTTCCGGAAGGTCCTTTAATAACTTCGATGGTCTCAATATTTTGTGGATCAGGACTACCGTTAGTTAAAGCAGGTAAACCATTTGTTAAATTGGGCTGAACGGCAAATCCTCTTAAAGAGTAATAACCTGCCCCATCAGAACCCCTACCGGTAGATTCCCATAATTTGGTAATACCAGCTGCATTTTTTAAAGCATCATCAAAATTGGTAACTACCTGACTTTGTAATAAGTCTGCCGTAATTGAATTATATACCTGGGAGTTTTCCATTCTGGATAGCGGTAATTTAGAGACATAAACACTGGAACTTTTGGTAAACTCATTAGTCTTATTTTCAGCATTAAGCAGCACTTCTCCTAATTGCTCTTCACTGCCTATTAAAACTACAGGAGCAATATCGGTAATTACTCCACCTTCAACCGAAACATTTACTTCAGTAGCCTTATAGCCAACGTAAGAAAATTTTATCGTATAGGTACCGGGGCGTACATTTCGCAATTCATAAAATCCATTTCGATTGGTTTCCGTTCCTTTTGAAGTACCTTGTAAAGCAACATTCACATTAAAAATAGGTTGATTAGCACTATTTATCACCTGCCCTTTAAGCGTTCCTGAATTTTGGGCAAATCCCAGCGAAGAAAGAAATAATGATAAAAATAGGAGTAATTGTTTTTGTGACATTTTTTTCGATCTATTTATTTAGACTATTTTTAAATAATTTCGCAAATGTAAAAACCTACAATCATTTTAAAAAGCTAATTCAGATTTATTTTAAATAAAAATAACATAGCTTCCTACATAGACTGCTTCTTAAGGAAACACTAAATTAATCTTCTATACGCTCAGTTTTCCATAGAAACCGCTATATTTAAGCTTTTAAAAAAATGCTATGATCAAATTAATAATCACAGATATGGATGGTACTTTGCTGGACGACCAGCATAATATTCATCCAGAATTCTGGGAAGTAGAAAAAAAGTTACGTGATAAAGGAATTATGTTTTCTGTAGCCAGTGGAAGGCAGTATTATAACCTGGTTTCTAATTTTGAGCAACTTAAAGGCCATATGATGTTTTTTGCCGAAAACGGTAGCTATGTGGTACATAAGGATAAAGAATTATATACCAACACAATGGATCGCGAACAGGCTAACGAGTTTATAAAACTTGGACGAGAAGCCGAGAATTGTAATTTGGTTTTATGCGGTATCAATTCGGCTTATGCTGAAAATGATGATGAAGAATTTATCAATGAAGTGGGTAAATATTACAAGCGCCTGGAACTTGTAGATGACCTTACCAGTGTTAAAGATAAAGTTTTAAAGGTTACCCTTTGTAATTTTGAAGGAGTCGAAGAAAATACATTCCCTAAATTTGAGAAATTTCAGGATGATTTTAAAGTAGCGATCGCTTCAAGAATTTTTATCGATATTATGTCTAATACCGCCAATAAAGGAAATGCAATTAAAGGCGTACAGGAAGAATTAAATATTTCGCCTGAAGAAACCATGGTTTTTGGCGACTATTTAAATGATCTTGAAATGATGCAGAATGCCAAATACAGCTATGCGATGAAAAATGCCCATCCTGAAATCATTAAAGTCAGTAATTTTGTAACGAAATACGATAATAATGAAAACGGCGTGGTAAGAACGATCCGTGAATTAGGATTGGTAGATTAAGTGTTGCTAAAAAGACTAACAAAAATAGGATAAGTTAAACGACAACGAGGCTGTCTAAACGTATTCAAAAGTGTCATTTAAAACTACCTGTCTGCCTACAGGTTCATTTCAGAATTTCACCATACTGATTAAACAATGTTTATGCCACCTTAAAATAGGCTGCTGGCTGGTTCAGGTTGAAAAAAATTGACTTTTTTGGACAGCCCTTAATTGATAATAATATTGGTTTTGTCTACACCGCTATTTCCTGTTTTGGGATCAAAAGCATAGACGGTAATGGTATAATTACCTTTACTTAAATCGATATTCCCCGAAAACGTACTGGATTTTTCAGTTTGTTGAAGCGCTACTTCTTTAAAAAAACCTTCGGCTTCTACTACGGCTTTAATTTGGAAATTACTAGCATTCCATAAGCCACCTTCTTCAACGGGACATCCACACATCATCACAATATTTGCTTTAATTTCTGTAGAAACACCACCAGGTATACGCTCATGGGTTTGCGGACTCAAAATATCGATGATAAAACCTGGAATTTCAAGGACCACTCCGTCTCCCATAATATCTTTACCCGGGATGACCCAGAGCTGGGTTGTTGATTTGACAATGGCCTGCCTTTTATGTATAGGAGCATAGGCTTCTACTTCTATAAAAGTAGGTGATTTTATATCTAATTTGGCTAAGTAGCCTGCAGTATTATTCTCTGAAAGATCCTGATAACGTGCTTTAGGCTCCTTCATGATTTTTTCCGTATTTCCCGTACTTCCAGAAGTAACTCCTTCTGCAAGTAGTTCTTTCGTTAAAGCATCCCTAACCAAAATTTTTGCACCACCTACAGAGGTACCTATAAACTTGGCATCTTTAGCTTTAGCTCTTATCATCACATTGGTTTGAGCCATACTATGAAAACTGATAAGTACAATAATTAAAGTGAAAAAGCCGGAAAGTTTCATAAAATTTCTTTTACCGAAATATAATAAAAGATAAGAAAATTCAACAGCTATTTATATTTTAT from Zunongwangia profunda SM-A87 harbors:
- a CDS encoding Cof-type HAD-IIB family hydrolase, which translates into the protein MIKLIITDMDGTLLDDQHNIHPEFWEVEKKLRDKGIMFSVASGRQYYNLVSNFEQLKGHMMFFAENGSYVVHKDKELYTNTMDREQANEFIKLGREAENCNLVLCGINSAYAENDDEEFINEVGKYYKRLELVDDLTSVKDKVLKVTLCNFEGVEENTFPKFEKFQDDFKVAIASRIFIDIMSNTANKGNAIKGVQEELNISPEETMVFGDYLNDLEMMQNAKYSYAMKNAHPEIIKVSNFVTKYDNNENGVVRTIRELGLVD